One genomic window of Candidatus Nitrosopumilus sediminis includes the following:
- a CDS encoding DNA-directed RNA polymerase subunit D, with translation MSSLEVISKDNQKIAVKLSGIPLQYANALRRVCLNGVPVFAIDTVDIIENSSVLPDEGLAHRLGLIPLTTDLSRFNEPSKCECQSETGCSNCRVMLVLDSGDSDVTRTVLSNELSSEDDSIKPTSDKIPIVQLAPGQRIKIECYARLGRGTEHAKWNSATISTLTDTEKEDVKVLTVESTGALKPEQIIISGVDEVSNRIGQFKEMIDQVEE, from the coding sequence TTGTCATCCTTAGAGGTAATTAGTAAAGATAATCAAAAGATTGCAGTAAAACTTAGTGGCATCCCATTACAATACGCAAATGCACTTAGACGAGTATGCCTTAATGGAGTTCCAGTATTTGCAATTGACACAGTAGACATTATTGAAAATTCCTCAGTATTGCCAGATGAAGGTTTGGCTCACAGATTAGGACTTATTCCATTAACAACAGATTTGAGTAGATTTAATGAACCATCAAAATGTGAATGCCAAAGTGAAACAGGCTGTTCTAACTGTAGAGTAATGTTAGTTTTAGATTCAGGAGATTCAGATGTCACAAGAACGGTACTATCAAACGAATTGTCATCAGAAGATGATTCGATTAAACCAACTTCAGATAAGATTCCCATAGTCCAACTAGCACCAGGCCAAAGAATCAAAATAGAATGCTATGCAAGATTAGGACGTGGAACAGAACATGCCAAATGGAATTCTGCAACAATATCAACACTTACAGATACCGAAAAAGAAGATGTCAAAGTACTAACAGTGGAATCAACAGGAGCACTCAAACCTGAACAAATTATCATTTCAGGAGTAGACGAGGTCAGCAATAGAATAGGTCAATTTAAAGAGATGATTGACCAAGTTGAAGAATAA
- a CDS encoding sulfurtransferase produces the protein MSYAHPEVLVDTEWVSQNPPNENRKLVEVDYDPVNGYQKGHIKGSTLIWWKRDINDPVTRDIIGKKEFEALMSKNGITADTEVILYGDFNNWFAAFVFWVFKIYGHENLKIMNGGRKKWELENKDYTTDEPQISPTKYVAQPPDEGLRAYLFDVSRALGKEDTVMVDVRSPAEFTGQITAPPEYPMEHAQRGGHIPNANNIPWATAVNDADGTFKAVEELRQNYEPKGVTPDKDVICYCRIGERSSHSWFVLKYLLGYPKVRNYDGSWTEWGNMIGNPVEK, from the coding sequence ATGAGTTACGCACATCCTGAAGTTTTGGTTGACACAGAATGGGTATCACAAAATCCTCCTAATGAAAATAGGAAATTAGTTGAAGTTGATTATGATCCTGTAAATGGTTATCAAAAAGGTCACATTAAAGGCTCCACTTTAATCTGGTGGAAACGAGACATTAATGATCCTGTTACAAGAGATATCATTGGCAAAAAAGAATTTGAAGCATTAATGTCAAAAAATGGAATTACTGCAGATACTGAAGTAATTCTTTATGGTGATTTTAATAATTGGTTTGCAGCTTTTGTTTTTTGGGTTTTCAAAATCTATGGTCATGAAAATTTGAAAATTATGAATGGTGGCAGAAAAAAATGGGAATTAGAAAATAAAGATTATACTACTGATGAACCTCAAATATCTCCAACAAAATATGTTGCACAGCCTCCTGATGAGGGATTACGTGCATATCTATTTGATGTTAGCAGAGCATTAGGAAAAGAAGATACTGTTATGGTAGATGTAAGATCTCCTGCAGAATTCACTGGTCAAATAACTGCACCGCCAGAATATCCGATGGAACATGCACAAAGAGGCGGACACATTCCAAATGCAAATAATATTCCATGGGCGACTGCCGTAAATGATGCTGATGGGACATTCAAAGCAGTTGAAGAATTAAGACAAAATTATGAACCAAAAGGTGTTACTCCTGACAAAGACGTAATTTGTTATTGTAGAATTGGAGAGCGCTCTTCACACAGCTGGTTTGTGTTGAAATATCTATTGGGTTACCCCAAAGTTCGAAACTATGATGGTTCCTGGACTGAATGGGGTAACATGATAGGAAACCCTGTGGAAAAATAA
- a CDS encoding 50S ribosomal protein L37 has protein sequence MAKAKKSLKGLGARYGIKLRKQYTKIHLQLKEKRTCPECGSQTFGRDAVGIWSCKKCSYKVAGTAYDIKL, from the coding sequence ATGGCAAAAGCAAAAAAATCTCTTAAAGGACTTGGTGCTCGTTACGGAATTAAGCTTAGGAAACAATATACAAAAATTCACTTACAACTAAAGGAAAAAAGAACTTGTCCTGAATGTGGTTCGCAAACATTTGGACGTGATGCTGTAGGAATTTGGTCTTGCAAAAAGTGCAGCTATAAAGTAGCTGGAACCGCATATGACATCAAACTTTAG
- a CDS encoding prefoldin subunit beta — translation MSSGQMPPWLQEQLMKLQQSQQSLQSIMTQKQHLEIEKAETEKALEELKKVADGDAVFKQAGTVLIKSKKQELIDELEERIEMTKTRSTVLEKQETRLKETLKEQETKITEMMKGGSANAPPKSPPAEDNPRK, via the coding sequence ATGTCATCAGGACAAATGCCTCCTTGGCTTCAAGAACAACTAATGAAATTACAACAATCTCAACAAAGCTTGCAATCAATTATGACCCAAAAACAACATCTGGAAATTGAAAAAGCAGAAACTGAAAAAGCTCTTGAAGAATTAAAAAAAGTCGCTGATGGTGATGCTGTCTTCAAACAAGCTGGTACTGTTTTGATTAAATCTAAAAAACAAGAATTAATTGATGAATTGGAAGAACGAATTGAGATGACAAAAACACGTTCTACTGTTCTTGAAAAACAAGAAACTCGTCTAAAAGAAACTCTCAAAGAACAAGAAACAAAAATTACTGAAATGATGAAAGGGGGTTCTGCAAACGCACCACCAAAATCTCCACCTGCTGAAGATAATCCAAGAAAATAA
- the rplM gene encoding 50S ribosomal protein L13, which produces MTKQETVVRTDRPIVVDATNHIAGRLASNVAKLLMKGNRVSVVNCEKIMMSGTRSNQIKEYREFLEINSIINYKHGPVHYRRPDTLMAKMIRQMLPFDRKPSGKEAHQRLRTYIGSPKEIKSLEKIQFDKAMIRKTPSNYTALGELCRVIGWTE; this is translated from the coding sequence ATGACTAAGCAAGAAACAGTAGTAAGAACTGACAGACCAATTGTAGTAGATGCAACAAACCACATTGCTGGCAGACTAGCATCAAATGTTGCAAAATTACTAATGAAAGGAAATAGAGTATCAGTTGTAAATTGTGAGAAAATCATGATGAGTGGAACAAGAAGTAATCAGATTAAAGAATACAGAGAATTTTTAGAAATTAACAGTATCATCAATTACAAACACGGACCTGTCCACTATAGAAGACCAGACACACTAATGGCAAAAATGATTCGTCAAATGTTACCATTTGATAGAAAGCCATCTGGAAAAGAAGCTCATCAAAGATTAAGAACCTACATTGGTTCACCTAAAGAAATTAAATCTCTTGAGAAAATTCAATTTGATAAAGCAATGATCAGAAAAACCCCATCAAACTATACAGCACTAGGGGAATTATGTAGAGTAATAGGGTGGACTGAATGA
- a CDS encoding NOB1 family endonuclease gives MDFRILDASAFYAGVPFRSSDDCFTTSLVYDEIKHIKKNHDALGTLLETNRLKIREPDSESTKKAIHASKETGDFPQLSKQDISIIALCIETNGHIISDDFAISNVAKNLGLKILPIMTKGIKDVGKWVHYCPGCRTNHSSGTECPACGTLLKRKLLKD, from the coding sequence TTGGATTTTAGAATTTTAGACGCTAGTGCATTTTATGCAGGAGTACCATTTAGATCATCAGATGATTGTTTTACAACATCATTAGTATATGATGAAATTAAACACATAAAAAAAAATCATGATGCGTTAGGAACTTTACTTGAAACAAACAGATTAAAAATCAGAGAGCCAGATTCAGAATCAACAAAAAAAGCAATTCATGCATCCAAAGAAACAGGAGATTTTCCACAACTATCAAAACAAGATATCTCAATAATTGCATTATGTATCGAAACGAATGGTCATATAATCAGCGACGATTTTGCAATTTCAAATGTTGCCAAAAATCTGGGTTTGAAAATTCTTCCAATCATGACTAAAGGAATCAAAGATGTGGGCAAGTGGGTTCACTATTGTCCTGGATGCAGAACCAATCATTCGAGCGGAACAGAGTGTCCTGCTTGTGGGACTCTGTTAAAGAGAAAGTTACTCAAAGACTAA
- a CDS encoding NAD(+)/NADH kinase: MKLQKVAVVSKVGSKESEKAAKEVTKKFLAKKSKVFTISPIEVEGAIQFETLEELKKEKLDLVITLGGDGTTLRVFRNLENETPILTINVGGNRGILAEITIEEIDDAIEQIIKDNFFLDKRTRVVASCGGKEFPPALNEIYITRTNLTKTAEITIKFQDDTVMQKMDGVIIATPSGSTGHSFSLGGPILHESLDVLIITPVAPVYRLASLIVPDEKIEITCSHDCNIAMDAQVVKAAGYEETITIKKYKKPAVFLRLKKRGLRQMSKLGF, encoded by the coding sequence TTGAAATTACAAAAAGTGGCCGTAGTCAGCAAGGTAGGATCTAAAGAATCAGAGAAAGCTGCCAAAGAGGTCACAAAAAAGTTTTTAGCGAAAAAATCCAAGGTATTTACAATTTCTCCAATAGAAGTTGAAGGTGCAATACAATTTGAGACTTTGGAGGAATTAAAAAAAGAAAAACTAGATTTGGTGATCACTCTTGGAGGAGATGGTACCACGCTTCGAGTTTTCAGGAATTTAGAAAATGAAACACCAATTTTGACAATTAATGTGGGTGGAAACAGAGGAATTTTAGCAGAAATTACAATTGAAGAAATCGATGATGCAATTGAGCAAATTATAAAAGATAATTTCTTTTTGGACAAAAGAACCAGAGTTGTTGCGTCTTGTGGAGGAAAAGAATTCCCACCAGCATTAAATGAAATATACATTACAAGAACAAATTTGACTAAAACTGCAGAGATTACGATAAAATTTCAAGATGATACTGTAATGCAAAAAATGGATGGAGTGATTATTGCAACACCAAGTGGCTCTACAGGACATTCGTTTTCATTAGGTGGTCCAATTTTACATGAAAGTTTGGACGTCTTAATCATTACACCAGTTGCACCAGTGTATAGATTAGCATCATTGATTGTTCCAGATGAAAAAATTGAAATTACCTGTTCACATGATTGCAACATTGCAATGGATGCACAAGTTGTAAAAGCAGCAGGATATGAGGAAACAATCACCATTAAAAAATACAAAAAACCAGCAGTCTTTTTAAGATTAAAGAAAAGAGGGCTGAGACAGATGAGCAAGCTTGGATTTTAG
- a CDS encoding KEOPS complex subunit Pcc1 produces the protein MTSNFSAKIIIDAKDKSKAIFDSVNTDNEFYPENPVKTKITFDKKITISVETDQLAHLRANLNSTLRLIQASYDSIESVKI, from the coding sequence ATGACATCAAACTTTAGTGCAAAAATTATCATAGATGCAAAAGACAAATCAAAAGCAATTTTTGATTCTGTAAACACTGATAACGAATTTTATCCTGAAAATCCTGTAAAAACCAAGATCACATTTGACAAAAAAATTACCATTTCCGTAGAAACTGATCAACTAGCTCACCTTAGAGCAAATTTGAATTCTACTCTTAGGTTGATTCAGGCCAGCTATGACTCAATTGAATCGGTAAAGATATAA
- a CDS encoding 50S ribosomal protein L18e: protein MTNQVVIHMAKDLKKASAKNDAPIWAKLAEYALKPSIARRDLNLNRIGQLTKENDVVVFPGKVLGTGSISHKITLFSFSISNSAAAKIIEKGGKIITHSDLIEQNPTGKGVVLLG from the coding sequence ATGACTAATCAAGTCGTTATACATATGGCCAAAGATCTAAAGAAGGCATCTGCTAAGAATGATGCACCAATATGGGCTAAATTGGCAGAATATGCATTAAAACCATCTATTGCAAGAAGAGATCTTAATTTGAATAGAATCGGCCAACTAACAAAGGAAAACGACGTTGTAGTATTTCCAGGTAAAGTACTTGGAACAGGAAGTATTTCTCACAAAATTACATTATTCTCATTTTCAATTTCAAATTCTGCAGCAGCCAAAATCATTGAAAAAGGTGGAAAGATAATTACACATTCAGATTTGATTGAACAAAACCCAACTGGTAAAGGAGTAGTTCTACTTGGCTAA
- the rpsI gene encoding 30S ribosomal protein S9: MTTPKTEIYFATRKTASAHVYITKGKGKVRINNVPVEMIPQETAREVILAPLEITGDLRDKIDISVRVRGGGFMGQASAIATGISRALTGWTKSKKEPKDHPFPKSTREDLRKRITDFDKYLVSGDARRKEPKKFGGPGARRRKQKSYR; the protein is encoded by the coding sequence ATGACAACACCAAAAACTGAAATCTATTTTGCAACAAGGAAAACAGCTAGCGCTCATGTTTACATTACAAAAGGAAAAGGCAAAGTTAGAATTAACAACGTTCCAGTAGAAATGATTCCACAGGAAACAGCACGCGAAGTAATTTTAGCACCATTAGAGATTACAGGTGATTTGAGAGACAAAATTGATATTTCTGTAAGAGTTAGAGGCGGAGGTTTTATGGGTCAAGCCAGTGCAATAGCAACTGGAATTTCAAGAGCCCTAACTGGATGGACAAAATCTAAAAAAGAACCAAAAGATCATCCTTTCCCAAAATCAACTAGAGAAGACCTCAGAAAACGAATTACTGATTTTGATAAATACCTAGTCAGTGGGGATGCCAGAAGAAAAGAGCCAAAGAAATTTGGCGGACCTGGTGCAAGAAGAAGAAAGCAAAAATCATACCGTTAG
- the leuD gene encoding 3-isopropylmalate dehydratase small subunit, translating into MESFKQVSSIVTPLDKVNVDTDQIVPKQFLKLVQKSGFGKFLFFNWRYDENENKKSDFILNDPKYENSKILVTGDNFGCGSSREHAVWALLDYGFSVIIAPSFADIFLSNCFKNGILPISLDQKIVEKLLRENEVVTVDLENQLIKTSSDEISFDIDSYKKKILLEGLDDIAQTFQYEDKIVEFEKNSTVPSVL; encoded by the coding sequence ATGGAATCCTTCAAACAAGTTTCTAGCATTGTTACTCCTCTTGATAAGGTCAATGTAGATACTGACCAAATTGTTCCAAAACAATTCTTGAAACTAGTTCAAAAATCAGGATTTGGGAAATTCTTGTTTTTTAACTGGCGATATGATGAGAACGAGAATAAGAAATCTGATTTTATCCTAAATGATCCAAAATATGAAAATTCCAAAATTCTAGTGACTGGAGACAATTTCGGTTGTGGTTCTAGTCGTGAACATGCAGTTTGGGCCCTGCTTGACTATGGTTTTTCTGTAATTATAGCACCTTCATTTGCAGATATTTTCCTCAGTAATTGTTTCAAAAATGGTATACTGCCAATTTCACTTGATCAAAAAATTGTAGAAAAACTACTCCGGGAAAATGAAGTGGTAACTGTGGATTTAGAAAACCAACTCATCAAAACCTCATCTGATGAGATATCTTTTGATATTGATTCTTACAAGAAAAAAATTCTCCTAGAAGGACTAGATGATATCGCACAAACTTTTCAATATGAGGACAAAATTGTAGAATTTGAAAAAAATTCTACAGTTCCATCTGTTTTATAA
- the rrp4 gene encoding exosome complex RNA-binding protein Rrp4 — protein sequence MDNKRKYVIPGDVVTTGPFRPEQNVILEGDKIISTTIGISEIYDDSVKVIPLTGKYIPKINDLVIGKVISHSSLSWELDINSCYVGFLPAQDVFGRDFSAHADELTSKLKSGDLVAARIANFDRTRDPLVTISDRDLGKIDSGDLVKISPSKVPRLIGKRGSMIQMIEMATNAAVTIGQNGWVVVSCETPEGLLKAKKAIEMINEKAHVANLTDQVKEMLEIKDDES from the coding sequence ATGGATAATAAGAGAAAATACGTTATTCCAGGCGATGTGGTGACTACCGGACCATTTAGACCTGAACAAAATGTAATCTTAGAAGGGGATAAAATAATCTCTACAACTATTGGCATTTCCGAAATTTATGATGATTCTGTTAAAGTTATCCCATTAACTGGAAAATACATTCCAAAAATTAATGATCTTGTGATTGGAAAAGTAATTTCTCATTCTTCATTATCTTGGGAATTGGATATCAATTCATGTTATGTTGGATTCTTGCCTGCTCAGGATGTATTTGGACGAGACTTTTCAGCTCATGCAGATGAACTGACCTCCAAACTAAAATCTGGCGATTTGGTAGCTGCAAGAATAGCTAATTTTGATAGAACAAGAGATCCACTAGTAACGATTTCTGATAGGGATTTGGGTAAAATTGATTCTGGCGACTTGGTGAAAATCTCTCCTAGTAAAGTTCCAAGACTTATTGGAAAGAGAGGTAGCATGATTCAGATGATCGAAATGGCAACTAATGCTGCTGTGACCATCGGTCAGAATGGATGGGTAGTAGTTTCATGTGAGACGCCCGAGGGATTATTAAAGGCTAAAAAGGCAATTGAAATGATTAATGAAAAAGCACATGTTGCTAATTTGACTGATCAAGTGAAAGAAATGTTAGAAATAAAGGATGATGAATCATAA
- a CDS encoding ERCC4 domain-containing protein — MPILFVKLEDLRIIVDERERKSGIPDLLKSVGLNLEMKTLPIGDYIVAPETIVERKSIRDLMASVFDGRLFDQCARLKEHFEHPVVLMEGNVDEIDEITENPLIFYGAISTVVLDFKIPVIPTPSAAHTAKLLVSMCSRKDAPKGPYLKKIKKSSDLERQQLSSLCSFPGVGEKFAVRMLEKFGTPLKVFTATTAELAKIEGLGELRAKKIKKVLDTKSKHLKKSDQKTLHDS; from the coding sequence ATGCCAATACTATTTGTGAAATTAGAAGATCTGAGAATTATTGTAGATGAAAGAGAACGAAAAAGTGGGATTCCTGATCTTTTAAAATCAGTTGGATTAAACCTTGAGATGAAAACACTACCAATTGGAGATTACATTGTTGCACCTGAAACTATTGTAGAAAGAAAAAGCATACGTGATCTTATGGCTTCTGTTTTTGATGGAAGACTCTTTGATCAATGTGCAAGGCTAAAAGAACATTTTGAACATCCAGTTGTACTCATGGAAGGTAATGTTGATGAAATTGACGAAATTACTGAAAACCCTCTGATTTTTTATGGTGCAATCTCTACTGTAGTTTTAGATTTTAAAATCCCTGTAATTCCTACCCCTAGTGCTGCTCATACTGCCAAGCTTTTGGTTTCAATGTGTTCAAGAAAAGACGCTCCTAAAGGACCATATCTAAAAAAGATCAAAAAATCATCTGACCTTGAGCGACAACAACTTTCATCTCTTTGTAGTTTTCCTGGAGTTGGAGAAAAGTTTGCTGTAAGAATGCTTGAAAAGTTTGGAACTCCTCTCAAAGTTTTTACTGCAACTACTGCTGAACTTGCAAAAATTGAAGGACTGGGTGAATTAAGGGCCAAGAAAATCAAAAAAGTTCTAGACACTAAAAGTAAGCATCTAAAAAAATCTGATCAAAAAACATTACATGATTCTTAA
- the rrp42 gene encoding exosome complex protein Rrp42 gives MTSTSVIDELKRTQILELLEQGKRVDGRALDEAREIKIETNAIPKANGSARVFLGDTEVICGVKIQPDRPFPDTGDKGLFICTAELLPLSHPTVETGPPQPPVIELARVVDRGIRESHMVDVSQLVIEKDKSVIGVFADNVVVDYDGNLFDACSYAATAALLTTKTPKWNWTDDSPVLAEGEDRPLPITTIPVSVTMGKIGNYIVVDPNGDEWESMDARVTITTDSDGNICALQKGGSDGFTQDEINQCGEISVRIGAKIREKLKAAQKDSQ, from the coding sequence TTGACATCTACTTCTGTTATTGATGAATTAAAGAGAACCCAAATTCTTGAGCTACTAGAACAAGGAAAAAGAGTTGATGGGCGTGCACTTGATGAAGCACGTGAAATTAAAATTGAGACTAATGCAATTCCTAAAGCAAACGGCTCAGCAAGAGTTTTCCTTGGTGATACCGAAGTAATATGTGGAGTCAAAATTCAACCTGATAGACCTTTCCCAGATACTGGTGACAAAGGACTTTTCATTTGTACTGCTGAACTTTTACCGTTATCACATCCTACCGTTGAAACTGGCCCTCCACAACCACCTGTAATTGAATTAGCAAGAGTTGTTGACAGGGGAATCAGAGAAAGTCATATGGTAGATGTTTCTCAATTAGTAATTGAAAAAGACAAATCTGTAATTGGTGTATTTGCAGATAATGTTGTAGTTGATTATGATGGAAATCTATTTGATGCATGCTCTTATGCCGCTACCGCTGCTCTACTTACAACTAAAACTCCTAAATGGAATTGGACTGATGATTCTCCAGTATTAGCTGAAGGTGAAGATAGACCTTTACCAATTACTACAATCCCTGTGTCTGTGACTATGGGTAAAATTGGAAACTATATTGTCGTTGATCCAAATGGTGATGAATGGGAAAGCATGGATGCACGTGTTACAATTACCACTGATTCTGATGGAAATATTTGCGCTTTACAAAAAGGTGGAAGTGATGGCTTTACTCAGGATGAAATTAACCAATGCGGTGAAATCTCTGTTAGAATAGGCGCAAAAATAAGAGAAAAATTAAAAGCAGCTCAAAAGGACAGTCAATAA
- a CDS encoding nucleotidyltransferase family protein yields MKAVILAGGKGTRGKPYTEYFPKAMTPINGKPMIDYIIKYLKSFSFVSEVIVISDFNGLGGQIKNYYQKQKGITFVQDSQSGTGGDLLHIANKLKDESEFVLWFVDNLCAINLKKMRDVFKEKNSSACIATRTKRKEETGFARVEDGIIKEFKEKPMMKLQLSECLGIYMLGKDIIKRIKAKQKQKEINLSYDVLQQLSKEGKISAFDIGEIEWIDAESPMVLERNEKTVKKIIKQMEL; encoded by the coding sequence GTGAAGGCTGTAATTCTTGCAGGCGGCAAGGGAACCAGAGGCAAACCATATACTGAATATTTTCCAAAAGCGATGACCCCAATCAACGGCAAGCCAATGATTGATTATATCATAAAATATCTAAAATCATTTAGTTTTGTAAGTGAGGTCATCGTCATTTCAGATTTTAATGGGTTGGGAGGACAAATCAAAAATTATTATCAAAAACAAAAAGGCATAACATTTGTTCAAGACTCACAAAGCGGGACAGGGGGGGATTTGTTACACATTGCAAACAAACTCAAAGATGAATCAGAGTTTGTGTTATGGTTTGTAGATAATTTGTGTGCAATTAATCTGAAAAAAATGAGAGATGTTTTCAAAGAAAAAAACAGCTCAGCATGCATTGCAACTAGAACGAAAAGAAAAGAAGAAACTGGATTTGCAAGAGTAGAAGATGGAATCATAAAAGAATTCAAAGAAAAACCGATGATGAAATTGCAATTATCAGAATGCTTAGGAATCTACATGCTTGGAAAAGATATCATTAAAAGAATTAAAGCAAAACAAAAGCAAAAAGAGATCAATTTGTCATATGATGTTTTGCAACAGTTATCAAAAGAGGGAAAAATCAGTGCCTTTGACATAGGTGAGATTGAATGGATTGATGCAGAATCACCGATGGTGTTAGAAAGAAATGAAAAAACAGTGAAGAAGATTATAAAACAGATGGAACTGTAG
- a CDS encoding ribosome assembly factor SBDS — MADYTLVRYSFEGEKFEIMVKPDPALDYRLGKKKDISSILVSDEIYTDASKGTRPTAEKLQHAFKTEDPAEIAEIILKKGDLNLTTDQRRKMIEEKKKQIITFIAKTYVDPKTHLPHPPLRIEQAMKDGRVSIDPHKAVDEQVKDIVEKLRSIIALKSETLKLEITIPAQFASQSYAVLKSVGSLNREEWQNNGSLKAILEIPAAARPNVIDRLGSITKGSATVEVVQ, encoded by the coding sequence ATGGCCGATTACACACTAGTGCGATATTCATTTGAAGGGGAAAAATTTGAGATTATGGTAAAGCCTGATCCTGCACTTGATTATCGTTTGGGTAAGAAAAAGGATATTTCATCAATCTTAGTATCTGATGAAATTTACACCGATGCAAGTAAAGGAACAAGACCTACAGCTGAAAAATTACAACATGCTTTCAAAACTGAAGACCCTGCAGAAATTGCAGAGATCATTCTAAAGAAAGGTGATCTAAATTTAACAACTGATCAAAGGCGAAAAATGATTGAAGAGAAGAAAAAACAGATTATCACATTTATTGCAAAAACATACGTGGATCCTAAAACCCATCTTCCACATCCGCCACTTAGAATTGAGCAGGCTATGAAAGATGGTAGAGTTTCAATCGATCCTCACAAAGCAGTAGATGAGCAAGTAAAGGACATTGTTGAAAAATTGCGTTCTATCATTGCTTTGAAATCTGAGACTCTGAAATTAGAAATTACAATTCCTGCACAGTTTGCATCTCAATCATATGCTGTTCTAAAATCTGTGGGATCACTAAACAGAGAAGAATGGCAAAATAATGGTTCACTAAAAGCAATACTTGAAATACCCGCTGCAGCAAGGCCAAATGTGATAGATAGATTAGGTTCTATAACAAAGGGCTCTGCCACAGTTGAGGTAGTTCAATAA
- a CDS encoding DUF6659 family protein, with translation MDFDKLFSDVLNLDPSIRYAAIQNNAGKIITGGFRENVVPILNDEDIQMMHYYASQRWQTRKNIEHKIGPAKYALAEYDKIKRISFPIDEKHLLMVTTEINSDHTNIIARVLELINNSKS, from the coding sequence ATGGATTTTGACAAGTTGTTTTCTGATGTTCTAAATCTTGATCCTAGTATTCGTTATGCTGCAATTCAAAATAATGCTGGCAAAATAATTACTGGAGGTTTTCGAGAAAATGTTGTCCCAATTCTAAATGATGAAGATATCCAAATGATGCATTATTATGCATCTCAGAGATGGCAAACCCGAAAGAACATTGAACACAAAATCGGTCCTGCAAAATATGCACTAGCTGAATATGATAAAATCAAAAGAATTTCATTTCCAATTGATGAAAAACACTTGCTAATGGTTACCACTGAGATTAACTCAGATCATACAAATATCATTGCCCGAGTTCTTGAATTAATTAATAATTCAAAATCATAA
- the rrp41 gene encoding exosome complex exonuclease Rrp41 encodes MGGRDATMVLLDENGIRCDGRKVDEPRRIMIKAGGLKNADGSAYIEFGDNKILVGVFGPRDVHPKHMSNTDTGILRVRYHMEPFSVGERKNPAPSRREIEISKVIKEALEPAVMLEKFPRTAVDVFIEVLQADGGTRCAALTAASVALADAGIPMRDMVAAIAAGKVADTVILDVNNEEDQAGQADMPIGYMPSLKKITLLQLDGVLTPEEYKKCVDVGVKGCELVYELQKKALHDKYFGKGDE; translated from the coding sequence ATGGGCGGAAGAGACGCAACAATGGTCCTATTGGACGAGAATGGTATTCGTTGTGATGGTCGTAAAGTAGATGAACCACGACGAATTATGATTAAAGCTGGCGGACTAAAAAATGCTGATGGTTCTGCTTACATTGAATTTGGTGATAACAAAATCTTAGTTGGTGTCTTTGGACCAAGAGATGTACATCCAAAACACATGTCAAATACTGATACTGGAATTTTACGAGTTAGATATCACATGGAACCCTTCTCTGTTGGTGAGCGAAAAAATCCCGCCCCATCCAGAAGAGAAATTGAAATATCTAAAGTAATCAAAGAAGCACTTGAACCTGCAGTTATGTTAGAAAAATTCCCAAGAACTGCAGTTGATGTGTTTATTGAAGTATTACAAGCTGATGGTGGAACTAGATGTGCTGCACTTACAGCAGCATCTGTCGCATTAGCAGATGCAGGTATTCCAATGAGAGATATGGTTGCAGCAATTGCAGCCGGTAAAGTCGCAGATACGGTAATCCTTGATGTTAACAATGAAGAAGACCAAGCAGGCCAAGCAGATATGCCAATTGGTTACATGCCAAGTCTTAAGAAAATTACATTATTACAATTAGATGGCGTTCTTACTCCTGAGGAATACAAGAAATGTGTTGATGTTGGAGTTAAAGGCTGTGAACTTGTTTACGAATTACAAAAGAAAGCACTACATGACAAATACTTTGGAAAGGGAGACGAATAA